The Thermodesulfobacteriota bacterium genome includes the window ATAACACTACTAAAATGAAAAGAGAAAAAATCGGCAGATTGGTCAGAATGCACTCCAATAAGCGTGAGGAAATCACGGAGATTGGAGCTGGCGGCATCGTTGCTGCAGTGGGGCTAAAGTCATCTACAACAGGTGACACACTTTGTGATGAGAATAAGCCAATCCTTTTAGAAAGCCTTCATTTTGCAGAACCCGTAATATCAATCGCCATTGAACCAAAAACTAAATCCGATCAAGAAAAACTTGGATTATCACTTAACAAAATTTCCCTTGAAGACCCAACATTTAGAGTAAGATTTGATGATGAAACCGGGCAGACTCTAATATCCGGTATGGGTGAGCTTCATTTGGAAATTATTGTTGACCGCTTAAAGCGTGAATTTAACGTTGATGCTAATGTGGGTAAACCGCAGGTTGCATATAGAGAAACAATTACTAAGAACGCCGATGTTGAAGCTAAGTTCGTAAGGCAAACAGGTGGCCGCGGGCAATATGGTCATGTTAAGATTAGAATGGAGCCAAACGAAGAGGGCGCGGGCGTTGAATTTATAGATGAAATCAAGGGAGGTAATATTCCAAAAGAGTATATACCTGCCGTAGAAAAAGGAATTAAAGAAGCTTCAGAGACTGGAGTTATAGCTGGCTATCCGGTAATTGACTGGGTTGTTAAGCTATATGATGGTTCATACCATGATGTGGACAGCTCTGAGATGGCTTTTAAAGTAGCAGGCTCTATGGCTTTTAAAGATGCGGTAATGCAGTCTAAGCCAATTATTTTAGAGCCGATGATGAAAGTTGAAGTTGTTGTTCCTGAGGATTTCATGGGAACAGTAATGGGTAATCTGAGCTCTAGAAGAGGAAAAATTATGGGCTCAGAACTAAGAGG containing:
- the fusA gene encoding elongation factor G produces the protein ADFDEEIMENYLNGDPISEDKIHAAIRAATIDLSIVPVLLGTAFKNKGVQILLDAVVSYMPSPIDLSAVEGINPDTEEADTRGPSDEEPFSALAFKIMTDPFVGQLTYLRVYSGMLKSGSTVYNTTKMKREKIGRLVRMHSNKREEITEIGAGGIVAAVGLKSSTTGDTLCDENKPILLESLHFAEPVISIAIEPKTKSDQEKLGLSLNKISLEDPTFRVRFDDETGQTLISGMGELHLEIIVDRLKREFNVDANVGKPQVAYRETITKNADVEAKFVRQTGGRGQYGHVKIRMEPNEEGAGVEFIDEIKGGNIPKEYIPAVEKGIKEASETGVIAGYPVIDWVVKLYDGSYHDVDSSEMAFKVAGSMAFKDAVMQSKPIILEPMMKVEVVVPEDFMGTVMGNLSSRRGKIMGSELRGGMQAIKAEVPLSEMFGYATELRSMTEGRGNFTMEFGQYSALPQSLSEDLKTNLQAV